In Blastopirellula sp. J2-11, a single genomic region encodes these proteins:
- a CDS encoding tetratricopeptide repeat protein gives MEKLSSSRTSRFFRLTRSFGWLLAVAGLSLLARPCVAETLAEAKELFRTGQYAKCVDAAGAEIFEGTFSEEWRLLKLESEMILGRYADAVKTLEEAKKVNTYSIRLRWLERDVRRFQGESAKAREVLAEIAAEVERSSGRYRSPEDMVVIGQFFLEIGADPKQIRTTLFKQVQQRAPRFSGAYITAAELALAKNDFALAAEDFQDALKIDPDNPRILYGLARSFEPSDSKKAEQYLNLALEINPNHIPSLLLAAEAHLQTERYEETEKIIEQVLKINPAQPKAWAIRAVLAHLSSDAAKETQARDEALKHWTDNPEVDYLIGKYLAQKYRFAEAAAAQRKALAFDSDYLPAKMELSNDLLRLGDEEAGWKLAEEVFDADNYNVVAHNLSTLHEHMAKYRTLISDGFVVRMDAKEAEIYGPRVLELLREAKQVLCDKYEVELPETVAIEIFPRQQDFAIRTFGLPGGAGFLGVCFGSVITMNSPASQGNTPSNWEAVLWHEFCHVVTLTKTRNKMPRWLSEGISVYEEGLRDRSWGQSMSPTYRKMILSDDLTPVSKLSGAFLRPPSATHLMFAYYESSIVVEFIVDQFGIDALRAILDDLGKGLQINDAIARHAAPLDVIDAGFEQYIHERAQAFAAGADFSEQELPARADAATWREWLMQHPDNFKGLHQYAMALINEEKWEEAQEPIERLLELAPNYAGEGSGLPMKAKISRETSDTQQEIAVLEQLAELSADSVAVYRRLAQLYEEQADWEAVVVNAKRILAVNPLIPEPHRLMATAGERSGDQSAAIHGLQALSLMDPYDPADVHFRAARLLEQVGRFEEARKQVLLALEEAPRYREAHQLLLSLTETSDETPAPDSAPPMEEVE, from the coding sequence TTGGAAAAGTTGAGCAGCAGTCGAACGTCGAGATTCTTTCGGCTGACCCGATCGTTTGGCTGGCTGTTGGCAGTCGCTGGACTCTCTTTACTGGCCCGTCCCTGTGTGGCGGAAACCTTGGCCGAGGCGAAGGAGTTGTTTCGTACCGGCCAATACGCAAAGTGTGTGGACGCGGCGGGTGCAGAAATCTTCGAGGGGACGTTTTCGGAAGAGTGGCGCCTGCTGAAGCTGGAAAGCGAAATGATTCTCGGCCGTTACGCCGACGCAGTGAAGACGCTGGAAGAGGCCAAGAAGGTCAACACCTACAGTATTCGTCTTCGTTGGTTGGAGCGAGACGTTCGCCGTTTCCAGGGAGAATCAGCCAAAGCGAGAGAAGTGCTCGCCGAGATTGCCGCCGAGGTCGAACGGTCGAGCGGCCGATATCGCTCTCCTGAAGACATGGTCGTAATTGGGCAATTCTTCCTTGAAATCGGGGCCGATCCCAAACAGATTCGGACCACGCTCTTTAAGCAGGTTCAACAACGAGCGCCCCGTTTTTCCGGCGCATACATCACCGCGGCGGAGTTGGCGCTGGCCAAGAATGATTTTGCTTTGGCTGCCGAAGATTTTCAGGACGCCCTCAAAATCGATCCGGACAACCCACGGATCCTGTATGGACTGGCGCGGTCATTCGAGCCAAGCGATTCAAAAAAAGCGGAGCAGTATCTGAATCTGGCGCTCGAAATCAACCCGAATCATATTCCCAGCTTACTGTTAGCGGCGGAAGCGCACCTGCAGACAGAGCGATACGAAGAGACTGAAAAAATAATTGAGCAGGTGCTCAAGATCAATCCCGCCCAACCGAAGGCCTGGGCGATTCGCGCCGTATTGGCCCATTTAAGCAGCGATGCCGCCAAAGAGACGCAAGCTCGAGACGAGGCGCTGAAACATTGGACCGATAATCCCGAGGTCGACTATCTGATCGGCAAGTACTTAGCGCAGAAATATCGTTTTGCCGAAGCTGCCGCCGCCCAGCGTAAGGCGCTGGCGTTCGACTCCGACTATCTACCGGCCAAGATGGAGCTTTCTAACGATCTGCTGCGTCTAGGAGACGAAGAAGCAGGCTGGAAGCTGGCTGAAGAGGTCTTTGACGCCGACAACTATAACGTGGTCGCTCATAATCTCTCGACCCTGCACGAGCATATGGCGAAGTACCGCACGTTGATCAGCGACGGTTTTGTGGTGCGAATGGACGCCAAAGAGGCCGAGATTTATGGCCCGCGGGTGCTCGAACTATTACGCGAAGCGAAACAGGTATTATGCGACAAGTATGAGGTTGAACTTCCGGAAACGGTTGCGATCGAGATCTTTCCGCGCCAGCAAGACTTTGCGATCCGGACGTTTGGCTTGCCGGGCGGCGCTGGATTTTTGGGGGTCTGTTTCGGCAGCGTCATCACGATGAACTCGCCGGCATCGCAAGGCAACACTCCTTCCAATTGGGAGGCCGTACTTTGGCACGAGTTTTGTCATGTGGTCACGTTGACCAAAACGCGTAACAAAATGCCGCGCTGGTTAAGCGAAGGGATCTCGGTCTACGAAGAAGGTTTACGAGATCGCTCGTGGGGACAATCGATGTCGCCGACCTATCGCAAGATGATCTTGAGCGACGATCTGACGCCGGTCAGTAAGTTGAGCGGCGCATTTCTCCGTCCCCCCAGCGCCACTCATTTGATGTTCGCTTATTACGAATCGTCGATCGTTGTGGAGTTTATCGTCGATCAATTTGGGATCGACGCGCTGCGAGCGATTCTTGACGACCTGGGAAAAGGGCTGCAAATCAATGACGCGATCGCGCGGCATGCGGCGCCATTAGATGTGATCGACGCAGGCTTCGAACAATATATTCATGAGCGCGCGCAAGCGTTCGCCGCTGGAGCCGATTTTTCCGAGCAAGAGTTACCTGCGCGGGCGGATGCGGCGACTTGGCGAGAGTGGCTCATGCAGCACCCCGACAATTTCAAGGGTTTGCATCAATATGCGATGGCGCTGATCAACGAAGAAAAATGGGAAGAAGCACAAGAGCCGATCGAGCGACTCTTGGAATTGGCGCCAAACTACGCCGGCGAGGGGAGCGGCCTGCCGATGAAAGCGAAGATTTCTCGCGAAACGAGCGATACCCAACAGGAGATCGCAGTGTTAGAACAATTGGCGGAGCTCAGCGCCGATAGTGTCGCGGTCTATCGACGCCTTGCCCAACTGTACGAAGAGCAAGCGGACTGGGAGGCTGTCGTTGTCAATGCGAAGCGAATCCTCGCGGTCAATCCGCTGATCCCAGAACCACATCGATTAATGGCGACGGCAGGCGAACGCTCAGGTGATCAATCCGCGGCGATTCATGGTTTGCAGGCGCTTTCTTTGATGGATCCCTATGACCCGGCCGACGTTCATTTTCGGGCCGCCCGTTTGCTGGAACAAGTAGGACGGTTCGAAGAGGCTCGCAAGCAAGTTTTATTGGCGCTGGAAGAGGCTCCCCGCTATCGCGAGGCGCACCAACTGCTGCTTTCGCTGACGGAGACCAGCGACGAGACCCCCGCCCCAGATTCTGCGCCGCCTATGGAAGAGGTCGAATGA
- a CDS encoding aldose 1-epimerase family protein — translation MRNEPRNESDNSYAAKCENILQLGGLRTGTLDFPNPLGGQSCRVAHVNTGSGLRLLVLLDRGADLGEATFNDTNLSFLSANDYAPPSPAYNRETEWLRSWPGGMLTTGGPGRMGEARYEEGENVPLHGRFSQTPAAIVEVVNPDRLTNGTEMRLTAIIRDTKLFGPLLEVRRTWRFQLGLPIVHLEDVVTNVGDETTPHGLLYHINFGYPLLDEGARFIFAGKTQGHCLYQGYDAQQLSATKMVPAPQERFRGAREGLLVVEPKGDDDWVRAGLINERRQLAMEIAFSSTDFPRMAHWQHFAPRGCYAAALEPFSGSLFGLQNDSHSAADLRLAPGQQRTYRLRLRILQGEAELAELRDQDEPLE, via the coding sequence ATGCGGAACGAACCAAGGAATGAGTCAGACAATTCGTATGCGGCGAAATGTGAGAACATTTTACAGTTAGGCGGACTGCGGACAGGTACGCTCGATTTCCCAAATCCACTGGGTGGTCAATCCTGTCGCGTCGCCCATGTGAACACCGGCAGCGGGCTGCGTTTGCTGGTGCTTCTCGATCGGGGCGCCGACTTGGGAGAAGCGACATTCAACGATACGAATCTATCCTTCTTGTCGGCCAACGACTATGCGCCTCCGAGTCCTGCCTACAACCGCGAGACGGAATGGCTGCGCTCATGGCCCGGCGGAATGTTGACCACCGGCGGACCAGGTCGAATGGGCGAAGCTCGCTACGAAGAAGGAGAAAACGTTCCGTTGCATGGTCGATTTTCTCAGACGCCGGCAGCGATTGTCGAAGTCGTCAATCCAGATCGATTGACCAATGGAACCGAAATGCGGCTAACGGCGATTATCCGCGACACGAAGCTGTTCGGTCCGCTCCTCGAAGTCCGTCGCACTTGGCGGTTTCAACTTGGTCTGCCGATCGTCCATTTGGAAGACGTCGTCACGAATGTCGGTGACGAAACGACGCCGCATGGGCTTTTGTATCACATTAACTTCGGGTATCCGTTGCTGGATGAAGGAGCCAGATTTATCTTCGCCGGCAAGACGCAAGGTCATTGCCTTTACCAAGGATATGACGCCCAACAATTATCGGCGACGAAAATGGTTCCGGCGCCGCAAGAGCGCTTCCGCGGCGCGCGTGAAGGGTTGCTGGTTGTCGAGCCGAAGGGAGACGACGATTGGGTCCGAGCCGGTCTCATCAACGAGCGGCGGCAACTCGCGATGGAAATCGCTTTTTCGTCCACCGATTTTCCGCGGATGGCACATTGGCAGCATTTCGCTCCCCGGGGATGTTACGCCGCCGCATTGGAGCCTTTCAGCGGATCATTATTTGGTCTGCAAAACGACTCGCATTCGGCGGCCGATCTACGGCTTGCGCCGGGCCAGCAGCGGACCTATCGTCTGCGATTACGCATCTTGCAAGGGGAAGCGGAGCTTGCTGAGCTTCGCGACCAGGATGAGCCGTTGGAATAG
- a CDS encoding SMP-30/gluconolactonase/LRE family protein gives MNLNYSKIESFCEGLDHPESICIDEQGMIYAGGEAGQIYRISPHGKVTLLATTGGFILGLALDGDGAIHACDCAQGKVWKITPDGSISERSSGTPQRPLTIPNHPAFDCDGNMFVTDSGDYWSETGTGCLMRIDRKQQTTLFHEGPFRFANGLAVDPTNRWLYIAQSTAANIVRVPISETNGPIEVMYQLPPGTVPDGLAFAADGQLLIGCYKPDGIFIGRIDGSVELLVEDPTGELLNRPTNIALAEGRIYVANLGGWHISVLKSELLPCPLHRPRFG, from the coding sequence ATGAACTTGAATTACAGCAAGATAGAGTCGTTCTGCGAGGGTCTCGACCACCCCGAATCGATCTGTATTGACGAACAAGGCATGATCTATGCCGGCGGCGAAGCAGGTCAGATCTATCGAATCTCGCCCCACGGTAAGGTGACGCTGTTGGCGACAACCGGCGGTTTTATTCTTGGGCTGGCTCTCGACGGCGATGGAGCGATTCATGCCTGCGATTGCGCCCAAGGGAAAGTTTGGAAGATAACGCCAGACGGATCGATAAGCGAACGATCATCGGGAACTCCGCAACGACCGCTCACCATTCCCAATCATCCAGCGTTTGACTGCGACGGAAATATGTTCGTCACAGACTCCGGCGACTATTGGAGCGAAACAGGAACGGGTTGCTTGATGCGAATCGATCGAAAGCAGCAGACGACGCTTTTCCATGAAGGGCCCTTCCGCTTCGCTAACGGTTTAGCCGTCGATCCAACCAACCGATGGCTCTACATCGCGCAAAGCACGGCGGCTAATATTGTCCGCGTACCGATATCAGAGACAAATGGTCCGATCGAAGTCATGTATCAACTTCCGCCGGGTACCGTGCCAGACGGGCTGGCGTTCGCCGCAGATGGACAACTGTTGATCGGCTGCTACAAGCCCGACGGAATTTTTATCGGGCGGATAGACGGCAGCGTTGAATTGCTGGTAGAGGATCCAACCGGAGAGCTTCTCAACCGACCGACGAACATCGCGTTAGCGGAAGGCCGCATCTATGTCGCCAACTTGGGAGGTTGGCACATTTCGGTTTTGAAATCGGAACTGCTCCCCTGCCCTCTGCACCGACCACGATTCGGATAG